In Saprospiraceae bacterium, the sequence ATATTCATGGTAGAGCGCCTCAAATTGTTTTTCGGAGAGTAACTGGATCACAGGATGCAAGATAATTGAATCGTGGGCCACATACTATCGATCTATAATTTGGAAGCATCTATATGAGTATAACCACTATTGATGAATATTTCAAACTCAGGATGAATGCGCAGAAAGGCGAGCATTTCATGGGTAAGGATCTCATCCTGGTTTCTTAGACCAAGTCTTATAGCTTCCCGCAGGCTTTCGAACCCTTTCAATGGCTGTTCCAATACCGAGTACACGCAGGCGAGATGGAAATAAATCTCCGGATCGTCGGGAGTTTTGTCCAAAGCCAGCTCAAAATCCTCCAGCGCCTCTTCGAGTTTGAATTCTTTTAATTTGTTCAGGCCGGATAGTTTATAGGAGGTGTCTGAAGGCTTTCTGGAAGCAGCTCCGTTCAGGACAGGTACATTCTCCTGGATAAGTTGGCGATTCTTTCTCAAATCAAGGAAGACCTCGAGGCGATCATTAACTTTTGAAGTCAGGATATACCTGGCGCTGGCCCCGTTTTCCATGATCGTAAAAGGATGATCGATACCCAGAATGGAAGATTTTTTGGATACGACCTGGCCATTTACTACTACTGTTTCTTCTCCAAGCCAGTTATTATGAAACTCAATAATCGTATTGCCGGAAGTGAGTTTTTTATAGTGCATACTGTTGTTTTAGGAAGCAAAATAAATCAATTTTCAATAACAGGAATCAAAGGGCGCCGATGTAAGAAAAAGGACAAAATGAAAAAGCCACAATGATCAAGGACCCTTATGGCTTTCAGTTCACCATCCACATCACCAACAGGCGTGATGGGGTAGCGGTATATATTAGCGATTAGTGCGTATGGTCTTCGTGCTTATGGGTGGCAGTCAGGGCCATATTACACTTAGGGCATTTGTCGCCCGCTTTGCCGGTTACTTCAGGGTGCATCTGGCAAGCATAGACCATCGCTGTGGTGTCAGACATCATGGTAGCAGTAGTGTCCATCATCATGTGCATAGTATCCATGGCAGCAGTTGCCATTTCGGTGGCAGCTTCTACAGGAGCAGTAGTTTCGGAAGTAGTTTTATTGTTTTGGCAAGCGACACCGAGAATCGCGATCAAGCCAAAAGTAAGAATTGCTGTTTTTTTCATAAGGGCAGCAAAATTAGAATGTCTGTTATATACTGAATTGTAAATATTGTCAATAATGTGTCAATGTTTAAAGACGGGTTATTAACTACCGTGTAACAATTTCATTGAGATAGTTTTTAATAAATGTGGTGCATGAATCAGTACCCCTATCCATTTCAATTAATACTGATCTTTGTACTGAAGTAATTTTATAATATATGACAAAAAACAAAATTGCCCTCATCACCGGCGGAAGCAGAGGATTGGGTAGAGACATGGCATTGAGCCTGGCTCGGCAAGGCACAGACATCATCCTCACCTATCGAACCAAACAGTCTGAGGCATACACCACTATAATGAATATAGAAGCGATGGGTAGAAAAGCAGTCTCCCTACAGTTGGATATGGCAGATTTTGGATCTCTGGATCAATTCGTCGAAAACTTAACAAAGACACTGGCTGATCAATGGTCTACGGACTCATTTGACTTTCTGATCAATAATGCAGGTATGGGCGCGACAGTGCCTTTTCTGGAGGTGAAAGAAGCGTTATTCGATGAGTTTTTGAACGTACATTTTAAAGGGGTGTTTTTTCTGACTCAAAAATGTGTACCTATGATCCAATCCGGCGGGCGAATCATCAATATATCCAGTGGGACTACCCGAATCAGCAATCCAGGTTATTCTGTCTACGCCTCCATGAAAGGAGCAGTAGAAACATTTACAAAGTACCTGGCCAAAGAGCTTGGCGCCAAAGGCATCAGTGCCAATATCGTGGCACCCGGTCCAGTAGAAACTGATTTTAATCATGCTGCCATCAGAAACAATCCTGAGTTTAAAGCCCGGTTATCTTCTTTTTCTCCGCTCGGCAGAGTTGGCAATGCAGACGATATAGGTGGGGTCATAGCCTTTCTGTGCTCTCCGGAAGCTAAATGGATCAATGGTCAAAGAATCGAAGTCAGTGGGGGCATTCACGTTTAATAAACCGGAGGGTTGAAACAACTTTGTGATATCTTGGCTTTAAACTTGAAGGTTAGAATCAACCGATTATCCACACATGGCTAAGTCTATCAAAGTCCTAATAGTAGAAGATGACCATCATCTTGCACAATTGGTATCCATCCAGGTCACTGCCCTCCCAGCCTCTGCAGACATCATCGAAAACGGATGGAAAGCACTCGACCAGGTCATGAGTCACCATTATGATCTGATGATATTGGATCTCATGCTCCCCGGACTCAATGGACTGGAGATTTGTCGCAAGATCCGTCAGGTCAATAAATCCCTCCCTATCCTGATGCTTACAGCCAAATCTGAAGAACAGGACAAAATCGATGGCTTCAACATCGGAGCCGATGATTATCTCACCAAACCATTCAGCAATGGGGAGCTCATGGCCAGAATCAAAGCCTTGTTGCGTCGCACGCATACAGAAACCACCACCTCAGATAAAACAGCCTACATTCAAAATCACGAACTGCGGATCGATCTCGAAAATCACCAGATGTATCGGAATGGCCAGGAGATCGAACTGACGGCCAAGGAGTTTGATTTGATCCATTTTTTTATGAAAAATCCGGGAAGGGCCTTTACCCGCCAACAATTGCTGGACGAGGTATGGGGGCCACATTTTGATGGGTTGGAGCATACCATCAATTCTACCATCAACCGGCTGAGATCAAAAATAGAAACGGATCTCAACAAACCTGAGTATATCCTTACCGCCTGGGGAGTAGGCTACCGTTTTAAAAATATTTGAACTATAATTGTCCTTCCTTGAAAAGAATCTTCAATACAGGATTATTATCCAATCACCGGACCCGCAGAATATTGCTAGCGACTTTTGTAACCTTTCTGGCGCTAAGTCTATACTTTACGATATATACGTATCGATCTCTGATCAGAACACATAAAGACACTTCTCTGATGCGCCTGGCAGGTATCGCCAACTCTACGGCCCTGCTGATCGATGGCGATATGCACCAGATGCTTATGGACAAATACCCGCTCAAAGATGGAATTGACAGTGTAGGAGATGATATGTACTACCAGCTCATCCATCAAAAGCTCATGATCAATGAAAAGGCAAATATGCTCAAGACACCGATATATACGATCGTGTATGACTCGACGATCATGGCTTATGAGTTTGGGATTACTTCTGCAGACAAACCTTATTTTAGACATGTATACAAGGGTTTTCCCGCTCAATTGCTCGAACAATACAATCAGGGGGGCACCATTCCTCCGTATAAGGATGAATTTGGGCATTGGTTGTCAGCCTTCGCACCTATCAAGAATAAATTGGGAAAAACTGTAGCGGTCCTCCAGGCGGATGAAAGATATGATTTGTTTATAGCTCAGGCTCGCAGTGCAGTCTGGCAAAATGTCATCTTAAGCCTGGTACTGATCGGAGTATTGTTTTTTGTATTAATGCGGATACTTCATCATATACTTTCCAGAGAGTTAAAAGATAAAGTAGCGCTCAATGAAGCGAATGAGTCCAATAAAAATATGAGCCTCCAACTGGCTCAGAGTCTGGATGAATTGAAAAAGACGGACGAATTTCGCAAAGAGATGATAGCCAATTTTTCGCACGATCTGAGGACACCTTTGGCTAGTGTATCCGGATACCTGGAGTTGCTGTTACAAGATCAAGGAAATCTCATCAACCCGGAGGATAAAGAAAATTACCTAAAGATCGCCTACTCGGAAGCGCAAAGGTTAAAAAGATTGGTCAATGAATTATTTGAACTGTCTAAACTGGAATCCGGCCAGGTGAAGCTCCAAGAAGAAAGGTTTTCACTGCCTGAACTTGCGCAGGATGTACTCAATAAATACCAGGTAGACTGCAAAGAAAAAAATATTGATTTGCTGACCGATTTTCAATCTGATTTACATTTGATCCATGGGGATATCAGCTGGATCGATCGACTCTTGCAAAATCTGCTGGACAATGCAGTGAAGCATTGTAACCATGGTGGTTTCATAAAAATAACTATATCAGAAAACAATCAAACCACCCAGGAGGTCAAAGTCTGCAATTCGGGTGATCCCATACCTCAGGCACATCTGCCTTATGTCTTTGATCGGTATTTCCGATCGACCAATCGAAAGACACAAAGCTCCAGCGGACTCGGTCTGGCAATAGTAAAAAAAATAGTGGACATTCATCATGGGGGAATCCGTGCTGAGGCCACTGACCAGGTGACTACCTTTAGATTTTGGCTTCCACTGTCATAGTTTTACTGCAGCAGCAAACCTTCTGCCTAACACACGCTGAGAAGGTCCATCAAAATGAACTGAATCTCCCTTGTGTATCAGATCCGCTGTTGGAATCACTGAGATAAATGGATCTCTGACAGGCAGATGATGGAGTATCCTATTGATAGTATCCGGATAATGTCCATATTCGTTTTTACTTAAAAAATTAGCCAGTTCTCCGACCATTATTTGCAAATGATCATTGTGCACTGCAGACCTGAATTGATGGAATAGTTCCAGCACCTTATTTTCATAATCTTTTATCAGGGTAGGATTGGCATTGTTTTCACCCTGGTGCCAAAGAATACCTTTTATAGTACCCACTTTTTCAGCTAGCTCAGCTTTATGTCTAAGGTTTGAAAACAAGGTCACCCCTCTGTGGGTAGAATCTCCCAACCACTGTTCTACGGAACTTCCTCCTACTGCACAGGGTATGAGCCCAATATAAATCGAAGTGTCTAGTTGTCGGATCATATCTTTTCCAAAGGAAAGCCCGCAGTCCAGTCCTGTTCTGCCTGGTTCGTAATAATGTAAGGGCTCTTTGGCCTGGACCCAATGGTCCGATACATCGAGCGTAAAAATTCTTGGATCCGGGATGGTGTCTATCGGCTCAAGAAGTCCTCTTCCAGCCATATTGGATTGCCCCGCCAAAATAAAAATCCAAAAGTTTTCTTTTTTTGGAAGAAGCGGATCAGGATCAACCTGAAAGCGCCATCCGAAAACAATGCAAAGCATAAAGAGGGATAATAGCTTATTCATTTTTTAACTGCTTTAAATATTAATCAGCACAATTTAATCAATCTCTCTGCCAGCGTGATACTTTCGTGATATCTCCTATCCATTTTTGTGATGTTTATTTTTAAGCCACATCAGAATTGAATTCAACCAAAATACTATCGACCTTTCCAGCTACACGCAGGGTACATCGCCTGACAAAACATGACTCTCCCAAAGGGAAATTGTTTGACCAAATACTTTTTGACTAATTTTAACTTACTATCATACCCTCTGTAGCAATCAAAAATAAACGAATGAAAATCATCATCATAGGCAATGGAATAGCCGGAACCAATGCCGCGCGATACATCCGCAAATACAGCGATCACGAGATCACCATGATCTCGAACGAATCGGACTATCCATTTTCCAGGACTGCCCTGATGTATATCTATATGGGGCATATGCAGTTTAATAACATCAAGCTTTACGAAGATCAATTTTGGGAGAAAAACAGGATCAACAGGATTAAAGACTTAGTCAAAAAAATAGATCCTTCCAGCCATACCCTGTTCCTCCTCGGTGGCCTTGAGCTTCACTATGATAAGTTAATCATCGCGACCGGATCCAAATCCAATAAATTCGGTTGGCCAGGTCAGGACCTCCACGGAGTGCAGGGGCTATACCATCTTCAGGATCTTGAGACGATGGAAAAAAAGTCAAAAGATATTAAAGCAGCGGTGATCGTAGGCG encodes:
- a CDS encoding SDR family oxidoreductase, which codes for MTKNKIALITGGSRGLGRDMALSLARQGTDIILTYRTKQSEAYTTIMNIEAMGRKAVSLQLDMADFGSLDQFVENLTKTLADQWSTDSFDFLINNAGMGATVPFLEVKEALFDEFLNVHFKGVFFLTQKCVPMIQSGGRIINISSGTTRISNPGYSVYASMKGAVETFTKYLAKELGAKGISANIVAPGPVETDFNHAAIRNNPEFKARLSSFSPLGRVGNADDIGGVIAFLCSPEAKWINGQRIEVSGGIHV
- a CDS encoding response regulator transcription factor, with product MAKSIKVLIVEDDHHLAQLVSIQVTALPASADIIENGWKALDQVMSHHYDLMILDLMLPGLNGLEICRKIRQVNKSLPILMLTAKSEEQDKIDGFNIGADDYLTKPFSNGELMARIKALLRRTHTETTTSDKTAYIQNHELRIDLENHQMYRNGQEIELTAKEFDLIHFFMKNPGRAFTRQQLLDEVWGPHFDGLEHTINSTINRLRSKIETDLNKPEYILTAWGVGYRFKNI
- a CDS encoding HAMP domain-containing histidine kinase is translated as MKRIFNTGLLSNHRTRRILLATFVTFLALSLYFTIYTYRSLIRTHKDTSLMRLAGIANSTALLIDGDMHQMLMDKYPLKDGIDSVGDDMYYQLIHQKLMINEKANMLKTPIYTIVYDSTIMAYEFGITSADKPYFRHVYKGFPAQLLEQYNQGGTIPPYKDEFGHWLSAFAPIKNKLGKTVAVLQADERYDLFIAQARSAVWQNVILSLVLIGVLFFVLMRILHHILSRELKDKVALNEANESNKNMSLQLAQSLDELKKTDEFRKEMIANFSHDLRTPLASVSGYLELLLQDQGNLINPEDKENYLKIAYSEAQRLKRLVNELFELSKLESGQVKLQEERFSLPELAQDVLNKYQVDCKEKNIDLLTDFQSDLHLIHGDISWIDRLLQNLLDNAVKHCNHGGFIKITISENNQTTQEVKVCNSGDPIPQAHLPYVFDRYFRSTNRKTQSSSGLGLAIVKKIVDIHHGGIRAEATDQVTTFRFWLPLS
- a CDS encoding sialate O-acetylesterase, yielding MNKLLSLFMLCIVFGWRFQVDPDPLLPKKENFWIFILAGQSNMAGRGLLEPIDTIPDPRIFTLDVSDHWVQAKEPLHYYEPGRTGLDCGLSFGKDMIRQLDTSIYIGLIPCAVGGSSVEQWLGDSTHRGVTLFSNLRHKAELAEKVGTIKGILWHQGENNANPTLIKDYENKVLELFHQFRSAVHNDHLQIMVGELANFLSKNEYGHYPDTINRILHHLPVRDPFISVIPTADLIHKGDSVHFDGPSQRVLGRRFAAAVKL